From Panicum hallii strain FIL2 chromosome 2, PHallii_v3.1, whole genome shotgun sequence, a single genomic window includes:
- the LOC112882774 gene encoding F-box only protein 13-like, with protein sequence MAAAAGRSGGGCGKKRKRVAAGLGDLHDDMLERVLAHLPPASYIRLRGVSRRWRAAADSNTFRAACARVPARDPWFLMLEDSGHQGQEDQQRLPARPAAVFDSAERSWAQWRGAPGPAPVAAAGGLVLYRDAATGELTVVNPLTGASRALPPPPPSSAAGALQAVAMYGSPYSVVLILGELPDLSIASYDSTKDAWEGAVALTRKAEDDEASSRERVAEEGEGGDDTLYFLSKSGDVVATTMQRSASRQYSSAVACRGSGGDAVAYFLSRSGTVVACDLARRAFAELPRILPVYHEYSIDVVACGGAAYAVVLSELLDTASLRVWEHAGGAWRQVAAMPPAMSHALRGAKADVNCVGHGDGLMVCVSSGDAAARGCFLCDVRTNRWEELPRRAGEDGEAAAGFVAALSFEPRMEAAV encoded by the coding sequence ATGGCGGCCGCGGCGggaaggagcggcggcggctgcggtaAGAAGCGCAAGCGCGTGGCGGCCGGTCTCGGCGACCTCCACGACGACATGCTCGAGCGCGTGCTCGCGCACCTCCCGCCGGCGAGCTACATCCGCCTCCGGGGCGTCTCCCGTCGGTGGCGCGCGGCCGCGGACTCCAACACGTtccgcgccgcctgcgcgcgcgtCCCGGCGCGGGACCCGTGGTTCCTCATGCTCGAGGACTCCGGCCACCAGGGCCAGGAGGACCAGCAGCGGCTCCcggcgcgccccgccgccgtctTCGACTCGGCCGAGCGCTCCTGGGCACAGTGGCGCGGCGCGCCGGGGCCCGCGCCGGTGGCCGCCGCGGGCGGGCTCGTGCTCTACCGCGACGCGGCCACGGGGGAGCTCACCGTCGTTAACCCGCTCACGGGCGCGTCACGcgcgctcccgccgccgccgccgtcgagcgcaGCGGGCGCGCTGCAGGCTGTCGCCATGTACGGGTCCCCGTACAGCGTCGTGCTCATCCTTGGCGAGCTCCCGGACCTGTCCATAGCGTCTTACGACTCGACCAAAGACGCGTGGGAGGGCGCCGTGGCGCTGACCCGGAAGGCGGAGGACGACGAGGCCTCGTCGCGGGAGCGCGtcgcggaagaaggcgagggcggCGACGACACGCTCTACTTCCTGAGCAAGTCCGGCGACGTCGTGGCCACCACCATGCAGAGGAGCGCGTCGCGGCAGTACTCGTCCGCCGTGGCGtgccgcggcagcggcggtgacGCCGTGGCCTACTTCCTGAGCCGCTCGGGCACGGTGGTGGCCTGCGACCTGGCGCGCCGCGCGTTCGCGGAGCTGCCCCGGATCCTCCCCGTGTACCACGAGTACTCCATCGACGTCGTGGCGTGCGGCGGTGCCGCGTACGCGGTCGTCCTCTCGGAGCTCCTCGACACGGCGAGCCTGCGCGTGTGGGAGCACGCCGGCGGCGCGTGGCGGCAGGTGGCCGCGATGCCGCCCGCCATGTCGCACGCCTTACGCGGCGCCAAGGCCGACGTCAACTGCGTCGGCCACGGCGACGGCCTCATGGTCTGCGTCAGCTccggcgacgccgccgcccgcggctgCTTCCTGTGCGACGTCAGGACCAACCGGTGGGAGGAGCTCCCGCGCCGGGCCGGCGAGGACGGGGAGGCCGCCGCGGGCTTCGTGGCCGCCCTCTCGTTCGAGCCAAGAATGGAGGCCGCCGTCTGA
- the LOC112882573 gene encoding alanine aminotransferase 2-like isoform X1 has product MRRFAADRARRAVAASLRGAASSRSAAASPLAPAPCHPAPPVGAAAMAAALARTMSTAAAGTPPVSLNTINPKVLKCEYAVRGEIVTHAQNLQQELQKNPDSLPFDEVCIWMVSTTTSLLLLLSMINGLSYIYLFQWQILYCNIGNPQSLGQQPVTYFREVLSLCDHPALLDKSETHALYSSDAIERAWQILDKIPGRATGAYSHSQGIKGLRDEIAAGIAARDGFHASGDNIFLTDGASPAVHMMMQLLIGSEKDGILCPIPQYPLYSASIALHGGSLVPYFLDEETGWGLEVDELKKQLEEARSKGITVRALVAINPGNPTGQVLAEENQKKIVEFCKNEGLVLLADEVYQENIYVEDKQFHSFKKIARSLGYTDDDLPLVSFQSVSKGYYGECGKRGGYMEITGFSPEVREQIYKLASVNLCSNVSGQILASLVMNPPKAGDESFESFMVERDGILSSLARRAKALEEAFNSLEGITCNKAEGAMYLFPRLHLPQKAIGVAQAAGTAPDAYYAKRLLEATGIVIVPGSGFGQVPGTWHFRCTILPQEDKMPAIISRFKEFHEKFMDEFRD; this is encoded by the exons ATGCGCCGGTTCGCAGCCGACAGGGCGCGCCGCGCGGTGGCCGCGTCCCTGCGGGGCGCCGCCTCCTCCAGATCAGCCGCGGCGTCGCCCCTCGCTCCGGCGCCGTGCCATCCAGCTCCTCccgtgggggcggcggcgatggcggcggcccTGGCCAGGACCATGTCCACGGCAGCCGCGGGCACGCCCCCAGTGTCGCTGAATACCATCAACCCCAAG GTCTTGAAGTGTGAATATGCAGTTCGTGGAGAGATTGTTACACATGCTCAG AACTTACAACAAgaattacagaaaaatccagATTCACTTCCTTTTGATGAGGTTTGTATTTGGATGGTGTCAACAACTACATCTCTACTCTTATTGCTTTCGATGATCAATGGACTTAGTTACATTTATCTATTTCAATGGCAGATACTTTACTGCAATATTGGAAATCCCCAATCCCTTGGCCAACAGCCAGTTACATATTTCAGAGAA GTCCTCTCTTTATGTGATCATCCAGCTCTCTTGGATAAAAGTGAAACTCATGCTCTATACAG TTCAGATGCTATAGAGAGAGCATGGCAAATTCTGGACAAGATACCAGGAAGAGCGACGGGAGCCTATAGCCATAGTCAG GGTATAAAAGGTTTGCGTGATGAAATTGCTGCTGGAATTGCTGCCCGTGATGGGTTTCATGCCAGCGGAGACAACATCTTCCTAACAGATGGAGCAAGCCCAGCA GTGCACATGATGATGCAATTGTTAATAGGGTCTGAGAAGGACGGCATTCTCTGCCCTATTCCACAGTACCCGCTGTATTCTGCATCGATTGCTCTTCATGGTGGTTCCCTT GTTCCTTATTTCCTTGATGAAGAGACAGGGTGGGGACTTGAGGTCGATGagctaaagaaacaactggaggAGGCTCGGTCTAAGGGCATCACTGTCAGGGCACTTGTTGCCATAAATCCTGGAAATCCAACGGGACAG GTTCTTGCTGAGGAAAACCAAAAGAAAATTGTCGAATTCTGCAAGAATGaaggacttgttcttcttgcggATGAG GTTTACCAAGAAAATATATATGTTGAAGATAAGCAATTCCACTCATTCAAAAAAATTGCACGATCATTGGGATACACTGATGATGATCTTCCCTTGGTATCATTCCAGTCGGTTTCTAAAG GCTACTATGGAGAATGTGGAAAACGAGGTGGTTACATGGAGATAACTGGATTCAGTCCTGAAGTACGGGAACAGATTTACAAGTTGGCATCAGTAAATCTGTGCTCCAATGTCTCAGGCCAAATACTTGCTAGTCTTGTAATGAACCCACCAAAG GCTGGGGATGAATCCTTTGAATCCTTCATGGTAGAGAGGGATGGTATCCTTTCATCATTGGCTCGGCGTGCAAAG GCTTTGGAAGAAGCATTCAATAGTTTAGAAGGTATCACATGCAACAAAGCTGAGGGTGCAATGTATCTGTTCCCACGCCTTCATTTACCCCAGAAGGCGATTGGAGTTGCCCAAGCAGCTGGCACTGCCCCAGATGCATACTACGCCAAACGCCTACTAGAAGCCACTGGAATTGTCATTGTCCCTGGTTCTGGTTTTGGACAG GTCCCTGGAACATGGCACTTCAGATGCACTATCTTGCCCCAGGAGGACAAAATGCCAGCAATCATATCGAGGTTCAAGGAGTTTCACGAGAAGTTCATGGATGAGTTCCGTGATTAA
- the LOC112882573 gene encoding alanine aminotransferase 2-like isoform X2 yields MRRFAADRARRAVAASLRGAASSRSAAASPLAPAPCHPAPPVGAAAMAAALARTMSTAAAGTPPVSLNTINPKVLKCEYAVRGEIVTHAQNLQQELQKNPDSLPFDEILYCNIGNPQSLGQQPVTYFREVLSLCDHPALLDKSETHALYSSDAIERAWQILDKIPGRATGAYSHSQGIKGLRDEIAAGIAARDGFHASGDNIFLTDGASPAVHMMMQLLIGSEKDGILCPIPQYPLYSASIALHGGSLVPYFLDEETGWGLEVDELKKQLEEARSKGITVRALVAINPGNPTGQVLAEENQKKIVEFCKNEGLVLLADEVYQENIYVEDKQFHSFKKIARSLGYTDDDLPLVSFQSVSKGYYGECGKRGGYMEITGFSPEVREQIYKLASVNLCSNVSGQILASLVMNPPKAGDESFESFMVERDGILSSLARRAKALEEAFNSLEGITCNKAEGAMYLFPRLHLPQKAIGVAQAAGTAPDAYYAKRLLEATGIVIVPGSGFGQVPGTWHFRCTILPQEDKMPAIISRFKEFHEKFMDEFRD; encoded by the exons ATGCGCCGGTTCGCAGCCGACAGGGCGCGCCGCGCGGTGGCCGCGTCCCTGCGGGGCGCCGCCTCCTCCAGATCAGCCGCGGCGTCGCCCCTCGCTCCGGCGCCGTGCCATCCAGCTCCTCccgtgggggcggcggcgatggcggcggcccTGGCCAGGACCATGTCCACGGCAGCCGCGGGCACGCCCCCAGTGTCGCTGAATACCATCAACCCCAAG GTCTTGAAGTGTGAATATGCAGTTCGTGGAGAGATTGTTACACATGCTCAG AACTTACAACAAgaattacagaaaaatccagATTCACTTCCTTTTGATGAG ATACTTTACTGCAATATTGGAAATCCCCAATCCCTTGGCCAACAGCCAGTTACATATTTCAGAGAA GTCCTCTCTTTATGTGATCATCCAGCTCTCTTGGATAAAAGTGAAACTCATGCTCTATACAG TTCAGATGCTATAGAGAGAGCATGGCAAATTCTGGACAAGATACCAGGAAGAGCGACGGGAGCCTATAGCCATAGTCAG GGTATAAAAGGTTTGCGTGATGAAATTGCTGCTGGAATTGCTGCCCGTGATGGGTTTCATGCCAGCGGAGACAACATCTTCCTAACAGATGGAGCAAGCCCAGCA GTGCACATGATGATGCAATTGTTAATAGGGTCTGAGAAGGACGGCATTCTCTGCCCTATTCCACAGTACCCGCTGTATTCTGCATCGATTGCTCTTCATGGTGGTTCCCTT GTTCCTTATTTCCTTGATGAAGAGACAGGGTGGGGACTTGAGGTCGATGagctaaagaaacaactggaggAGGCTCGGTCTAAGGGCATCACTGTCAGGGCACTTGTTGCCATAAATCCTGGAAATCCAACGGGACAG GTTCTTGCTGAGGAAAACCAAAAGAAAATTGTCGAATTCTGCAAGAATGaaggacttgttcttcttgcggATGAG GTTTACCAAGAAAATATATATGTTGAAGATAAGCAATTCCACTCATTCAAAAAAATTGCACGATCATTGGGATACACTGATGATGATCTTCCCTTGGTATCATTCCAGTCGGTTTCTAAAG GCTACTATGGAGAATGTGGAAAACGAGGTGGTTACATGGAGATAACTGGATTCAGTCCTGAAGTACGGGAACAGATTTACAAGTTGGCATCAGTAAATCTGTGCTCCAATGTCTCAGGCCAAATACTTGCTAGTCTTGTAATGAACCCACCAAAG GCTGGGGATGAATCCTTTGAATCCTTCATGGTAGAGAGGGATGGTATCCTTTCATCATTGGCTCGGCGTGCAAAG GCTTTGGAAGAAGCATTCAATAGTTTAGAAGGTATCACATGCAACAAAGCTGAGGGTGCAATGTATCTGTTCCCACGCCTTCATTTACCCCAGAAGGCGATTGGAGTTGCCCAAGCAGCTGGCACTGCCCCAGATGCATACTACGCCAAACGCCTACTAGAAGCCACTGGAATTGTCATTGTCCCTGGTTCTGGTTTTGGACAG GTCCCTGGAACATGGCACTTCAGATGCACTATCTTGCCCCAGGAGGACAAAATGCCAGCAATCATATCGAGGTTCAAGGAGTTTCACGAGAAGTTCATGGATGAGTTCCGTGATTAA